The proteins below come from a single Halobacillus salinarum genomic window:
- a CDS encoding PaaI family thioesterase, translating to MEEKVVKAIQDDYPEDFAWCYGCGRLNEAGHHFRTGIKGDETITVYQPEPEHTAIPGFVYGGVIASLIDCHGTGSAAITLHQKNGGEVGDGKDVPRFVTASLHVDYLMPTPQDVPLKAIGKVEEIHPKKFKVATEVYAGEKLCAKGEVVAVVMPQSFVTQASE from the coding sequence ATGGAAGAGAAAGTCGTAAAAGCGATTCAGGATGATTACCCGGAGGATTTTGCCTGGTGCTACGGATGCGGTCGGCTGAATGAAGCCGGCCACCATTTCCGCACCGGCATCAAAGGCGATGAGACGATCACCGTTTACCAGCCCGAACCTGAGCATACAGCAATTCCGGGCTTTGTGTACGGCGGGGTGATCGCCTCGCTCATCGACTGCCACGGCACCGGCTCAGCAGCTATTACCCTGCATCAGAAAAATGGCGGGGAAGTCGGCGACGGCAAGGATGTGCCCAGGTTTGTCACTGCCTCGCTCCACGTGGATTACCTCATGCCGACGCCGCAGGATGTCCCTTTAAAAGCGATTGGAAAGGTAGAGGAAATCCATCCGAAAAAGTTCAAAGTAGCGACCGAAGTATACGCCGGTGAAAAACTGTGCGCAAAAGGAGAAGTCGTGGCTGTTGTCATGCCGCAATCGTTTGTTACACAGGCTTCTGAATGA
- a CDS encoding ABC transporter substrate-binding protein, with amino-acid sequence MKKNKLGLGIASALLASTVALSGCSFSSSDEGDSEAGGSSDKVTVDIFQFKVEFKDQFEELVSTYEKENPDVDINVKTVGGGNDYGQALKTSFSSGEEPDIFNVGGPTSVDEYEKYLADLSDTKAAGAALEGTLAGVDRDGKILGLPFNQEGYGLLYNKKVFKDAGIDPSSIKTMDDLEKAVKTLDSKKDELGIKAPFAFPAKEKWVMGNHLANAYLADEFDNDVMTAYKSDTVKFEMGDQMHRFLDLQNDYSIQPTLSLDYSQQVEENFSLGKVAMIQQGNWVYNTIDSMDPDFAKNNVGLIPIPVKGYEGKIPVGVPNYWVVNKQSSDDVVKASKEFLDWMYTSDEGKKFVTEEFKFIPAYEGYEDLEIADPISQEIYNYAKDGNTLGWVFMGAPNGWTENDLGTAMQQYIAGDISWDEVEKKATEAWESARQ; translated from the coding sequence ATGAAGAAAAACAAGTTAGGTTTAGGAATTGCTTCTGCTTTATTAGCCTCTACAGTAGCTTTGAGCGGTTGTTCTTTTTCTTCAAGTGATGAAGGAGATTCAGAAGCAGGCGGTTCTTCAGACAAAGTAACGGTTGATATCTTTCAATTTAAAGTAGAGTTTAAAGATCAATTCGAGGAGCTCGTCTCTACATACGAGAAAGAGAACCCGGACGTTGATATTAATGTCAAAACCGTCGGCGGCGGAAATGACTACGGCCAGGCGCTTAAGACATCCTTCTCTTCCGGCGAAGAGCCTGACATCTTTAACGTCGGCGGCCCGACCAGTGTCGATGAGTATGAGAAATACCTCGCGGACCTTTCTGATACAAAAGCAGCCGGAGCAGCACTCGAGGGCACGCTTGCAGGCGTAGACCGCGACGGCAAAATCCTAGGCCTGCCGTTTAACCAGGAAGGCTACGGCTTATTGTACAACAAGAAAGTCTTCAAGGATGCCGGCATTGATCCTTCTTCCATCAAGACGATGGATGACCTGGAAAAAGCCGTTAAGACACTCGACAGTAAGAAAGACGAGCTTGGCATTAAAGCGCCGTTCGCATTCCCTGCTAAAGAGAAGTGGGTTATGGGGAACCACCTGGCTAACGCCTACCTTGCGGATGAGTTCGATAACGATGTCATGACTGCCTACAAGTCCGATACAGTCAAGTTTGAAATGGGCGACCAGATGCACCGTTTCCTTGACTTGCAGAACGACTATTCCATCCAGCCGACGCTGAGCCTTGACTATTCCCAGCAGGTAGAAGAAAACTTCTCCTTAGGAAAAGTTGCAATGATTCAGCAGGGGAACTGGGTGTACAACACGATTGACTCAATGGATCCTGACTTCGCGAAGAACAACGTCGGTTTAATTCCGATCCCTGTTAAAGGCTACGAAGGCAAAATTCCTGTCGGCGTACCGAACTACTGGGTTGTGAACAAGCAGTCTTCCGATGACGTTGTAAAAGCAAGTAAAGAGTTTCTTGACTGGATGTACACTTCTGACGAAGGGAAAAAATTCGTAACGGAAGAATTCAAATTCATCCCTGCCTACGAAGGGTATGAAGATTTAGAAATCGCTGATCCGATTTCCCAGGAAATTTACAACTACGCAAAAGACGGCAACACGCTCGGCTGGGTCTTCATGGGAGCGCCAAACGGCTGGACTGAGAATGACCTTGGTACAGCAATGCAGCAGTATATTGCGGGCGACATTTCATGGGATGAAGTCGAAAAGAAAGCAACAGAAGCTTGGGAATCAGCTCGTCAATAA
- a CDS encoding aldo/keto reductase, with translation MNKVQLGMSQKEATRIGLGTWAIGGSGWGGTDKQESIQTIQTALDKGINFIDTAPAYGQGLSEEIIGEAIQQSPVNREDLILATKAGINWNNRGTFRDSRPERLEEELEESFRRLGTDYIDLYQIHWPDDEIDLKETAAQVKEFYDSGKILAVGVSNFTPEQMDEWRKYAPLHTSQMQLNLLQRSLSDWFDYCRERDIVTISWGSLAHGMLTGKYTKETNFPDDDLRSSIELFQGYRYPNYIDAVSELERFANERDRDLVQLSIRWLLDSEPGTDIALWGARKPEQLEGLEGARDWSLTKEELRNIDNLLERHVIDLNQGSLREYGPPMKSEV, from the coding sequence ATGAATAAGGTTCAGCTAGGGATGAGCCAGAAAGAAGCCACAAGAATCGGTCTCGGCACATGGGCCATCGGAGGCAGCGGCTGGGGCGGTACAGATAAACAAGAATCGATCCAGACCATCCAGACCGCCCTGGACAAAGGAATCAACTTCATTGATACAGCGCCCGCCTACGGCCAAGGATTATCGGAAGAAATCATTGGAGAAGCCATCCAGCAATCCCCAGTAAACCGGGAAGACCTCATCCTTGCGACCAAAGCAGGCATCAACTGGAACAACAGAGGAACCTTCCGGGACAGCCGTCCTGAGCGGCTGGAGGAAGAACTGGAAGAAAGCTTCCGGCGCCTCGGTACGGATTACATTGATTTATATCAGATCCACTGGCCCGATGATGAAATTGACTTAAAAGAAACGGCGGCTCAAGTGAAAGAGTTTTATGACAGTGGTAAAATTCTCGCGGTCGGCGTAAGCAATTTTACTCCGGAACAAATGGATGAATGGCGGAAGTATGCGCCGCTTCATACGTCGCAGATGCAGTTGAATCTGCTTCAGCGTTCGCTCTCCGATTGGTTTGACTACTGCCGTGAGCGTGACATTGTCACGATTTCCTGGGGCTCGCTTGCGCACGGGATGCTGACAGGAAAATATACGAAGGAAACCAATTTTCCAGATGATGATCTCCGTAGCAGCATTGAGCTTTTCCAAGGATACCGCTACCCGAATTACATCGATGCGGTTTCTGAATTAGAAAGGTTCGCCAATGAGCGGGACCGGGATTTAGTCCAGTTGTCCATCCGCTGGCTGCTTGATTCAGAGCCCGGAACCGACATCGCTCTTTGGGGAGCAAGAAAGCCTGAACAGCTGGAGGGGCTTGAAGGCGCCCGAGACTGGTCGCTTACGAAGGAAGAACTGAGAAATATCGATAACCTGCTTGAGCGTCACGTCATTGATTTGAACCAAGGCAGTCTGCGCGAATACGGACCGCCGATGAAGTCAGAAGTATAA
- a CDS encoding lactate 2-monooxygenase: MANYGNQVQFNVYQTMPNPDPNRLPVVYEEWEEMAREVLEDGPYYYVAGGAGGEDTMKANLKAFSRWKIVPRMLRDVEERDISVELFGRTYQSPLMLAPIGVQSIIHPDGEIASARACAEMNVPYITSSASTKPMEKIAEEMGDAPRWFQLYWNRDPEVTKSFLQRAEASGYSAIVATLDTPMMAWRENDLKNVYLPFLVGEGVGNYLTDPAFCAKLDKSPHEDPTSAIMHWTQTFGNPTLTWKDIAFLKENTSLPILLKGILHPEDAKLAVEHGVDGIIVSNHGGRQVDGAIGALDALPLICDEVKNEIPVLMDSGIRRGSDIVKALALGAKAVLIGRPCMYGLAVAGERGVREVLQNLTADMDLTMALAGERSIQDLKRSILIEKD, encoded by the coding sequence ATGGCAAACTACGGAAACCAGGTTCAATTTAACGTCTATCAAACGATGCCGAATCCGGATCCGAACCGGCTGCCGGTCGTCTATGAAGAATGGGAGGAAATGGCCCGCGAAGTGCTTGAGGACGGCCCTTATTACTACGTCGCCGGGGGAGCGGGCGGCGAGGATACGATGAAAGCGAACTTGAAAGCCTTCAGCCGCTGGAAAATCGTGCCGCGAATGCTCAGGGATGTCGAAGAACGCGACATTTCGGTGGAACTCTTTGGCCGGACGTATCAATCTCCTCTTATGCTCGCCCCGATCGGCGTGCAGTCGATCATCCATCCGGACGGAGAAATCGCTTCGGCGAGAGCGTGCGCGGAGATGAATGTGCCGTACATTACGAGTTCTGCTTCTACAAAACCGATGGAAAAGATTGCCGAAGAAATGGGGGACGCACCGAGATGGTTTCAGCTGTACTGGAACCGCGATCCGGAAGTGACGAAGAGCTTCCTCCAAAGAGCGGAGGCTTCCGGGTATTCAGCGATCGTAGCGACCCTCGATACGCCGATGATGGCCTGGCGGGAAAATGACTTGAAGAACGTCTACCTGCCGTTTTTAGTCGGTGAAGGCGTCGGCAATTACTTAACCGATCCCGCGTTTTGCGCAAAGCTCGATAAATCGCCGCATGAGGATCCGACGTCCGCGATCATGCACTGGACGCAGACCTTCGGCAACCCGACGTTAACGTGGAAGGATATCGCCTTTTTGAAGGAAAACACGAGCCTGCCGATTTTGCTCAAAGGCATCCTTCATCCGGAAGACGCGAAGCTCGCTGTTGAGCACGGGGTCGACGGCATCATCGTGTCCAACCACGGCGGACGCCAGGTGGACGGAGCGATCGGGGCGCTTGATGCGCTGCCGCTCATCTGCGATGAAGTGAAGAACGAAATTCCAGTCCTCATGGACAGCGGCATCCGCCGCGGTTCCGATATCGTCAAAGCGCTCGCACTCGGCGCAAAAGCAGTCTTGATCGGACGCCCCTGCATGTACGGACTGGCTGTTGCGGGAGAACGAGGCGTGCGGGAAGTGCTGCAGAACTTAACTGCCGATATGGACTTGACGATGGCGCTCGCCGGAGAACGTTCGATCCAAGACTTAAAACGCTCGATATTAATAGAGAAAGATTAA
- a CDS encoding M48 family metallopeptidase — MKKTFVKWTLLLFPLYALLIGLYLFYWSDYGVPASYQGTAADPGTFMTDKQLTLSENYSRYKDFLFFIGIPLQWLVYIGILVFGWSRIFKDFGEGVSKYKAVKIPIYVLLLSCVTWIINFPLDYISRRLSLSYNISTQTFPSWMKDQLISFWLDVLIMSLLITVLYVLIQRFKKRWWLYAWMLLIPFIVFLMYVQPVVIDPLYNNFSELQDKALEDKILALADKADIPADRVYEVNMSEKTNTMNAYVNGIGSNLRIVLWDTTLNRLTDKEVLFIMAHEMGHYVKHHLYYNLLGSIIGAFFGLYIAYRLLHVFIRKWGAGWGVKNEADIAALPALLLIFSLLSFVASPIELTISRGAEKAADEYAIQLRDDPEAAIGSFQELTVNSLSEVNPPFLVKYLRYGHPTMMERIHMLEIHDDDAAASP, encoded by the coding sequence TTGAAAAAGACGTTTGTGAAATGGACGTTACTTTTATTTCCGCTCTACGCCCTGCTCATCGGGCTGTATTTATTTTACTGGTCCGACTATGGCGTGCCTGCATCCTACCAGGGCACAGCCGCAGACCCGGGCACTTTTATGACGGATAAACAGCTGACACTTAGTGAGAACTATTCCCGTTATAAGGATTTTCTATTCTTTATCGGCATACCGCTCCAATGGCTCGTGTACATAGGTATCCTCGTATTCGGATGGTCCCGCATCTTTAAGGATTTCGGCGAGGGTGTTTCCAAATACAAAGCGGTGAAAATACCGATCTACGTACTTCTGCTTTCTTGTGTCACGTGGATCATCAATTTTCCGCTTGACTATATTTCGCGCAGGCTGTCCTTAAGCTACAACATATCAACGCAGACCTTTCCGAGCTGGATGAAGGATCAATTGATCAGCTTTTGGCTGGATGTCCTGATTATGTCATTGCTGATTACGGTTTTGTACGTGTTAATTCAACGGTTTAAAAAGCGGTGGTGGCTGTATGCGTGGATGCTGCTGATTCCGTTCATCGTCTTTCTAATGTACGTGCAGCCGGTAGTGATTGACCCGCTTTATAACAATTTTTCCGAGCTGCAGGACAAAGCACTCGAAGATAAAATTCTTGCTCTGGCCGATAAAGCCGATATCCCTGCCGATCGAGTCTACGAAGTGAACATGTCGGAGAAAACGAACACGATGAACGCTTACGTGAATGGGATCGGCTCGAACCTACGCATCGTGCTCTGGGATACGACGTTAAACCGCCTCACGGACAAGGAAGTGCTGTTTATTATGGCGCACGAGATGGGCCATTATGTGAAGCATCATCTCTATTACAATTTGCTGGGCTCGATCATCGGCGCCTTTTTCGGTCTCTATATTGCCTACCGGCTGCTGCACGTGTTCATTCGCAAATGGGGAGCCGGCTGGGGAGTAAAAAACGAAGCCGACATCGCTGCCCTGCCTGCTCTGCTGCTTATTTTCTCCCTGCTGTCCTTTGTGGCAAGCCCGATTGAGCTGACGATCTCAAGGGGAGCGGAAAAAGCAGCCGATGAATACGCGATTCAGCTGCGGGATGACCCGGAGGCTGCGATTGGCTCTTTTCAGGAATTAACCGTCAACAGCTTAAGCGAAGTGAATCCGCCGTTTCTCGTGAAATACTTACGGTACGGCCACCCGACGATGATGGAACGGATTCATATGCTGGAAATCCATGACGACGACGCTGCAGCTTCTCCTTAG
- a CDS encoding SLC13 family permease, which yields MKFTVTGNTGRLYQRDDANESGDTTNGGPDDEKPSFDTRQKIGLVLGPLLFVLILIFFHPEGLSQAAVSILASTAWIATWWITEAIPIPATSLLPLVLFPLTGGLNGDATASSYGDNTIFLFMGGFLIALAMQKWNLHKRIALFIISSVGTSTERIVLGFMIATGVLSMWISNTATSMMMVPIGMAVIYQASEQLKKEGNGEVDHASFNFGKVVMIGIAYSASIGGLATLIGTPPNTIFRGVVEKTYNIEISFAGWMAFGVPLALILLALAWVYLVKVAFPMKISKLPGGREVIKKEQRSLGIMASEEKIVLTVFTITAVAWILRSFVLTKMIPDINDTHIAMTAAIILFMIPSRNKKGDFILDWDTAKSLPWGILLLFGGGLAIAAGFEESGLAKWIGEQLTVLQGVNFFLIIGIVVTLVIFLTEITSNTATATMMFPIMASLASAISVHPYSLMIGAGVAASCAFMLPVATPPNAVVFGSGYLRIPDMARAGFLLNIIAIVIVTLAIYFYLPAVWGIDLTSFPDKFK from the coding sequence ATGAAATTCACCGTTACCGGGAACACCGGGAGGCTCTATCAACGAGATGACGCAAATGAAAGCGGTGACACGACAAACGGCGGCCCCGATGATGAAAAACCCTCGTTTGACACACGTCAGAAAATTGGACTGGTTTTAGGACCGCTCTTATTTGTCCTTATCCTCATCTTTTTTCACCCGGAAGGATTGTCCCAGGCTGCCGTCTCCATTCTCGCAAGCACAGCTTGGATTGCCACCTGGTGGATTACTGAAGCGATTCCGATCCCGGCGACATCTTTACTGCCGCTTGTTTTGTTTCCGCTTACAGGCGGGCTGAACGGCGATGCTACGGCTTCGTCTTACGGGGATAACACGATCTTTCTGTTTATGGGCGGTTTCTTAATTGCGCTTGCCATGCAGAAGTGGAACCTGCACAAACGAATCGCTCTATTTATTATCTCGTCTGTCGGCACGAGCACTGAACGGATCGTGCTCGGCTTTATGATTGCGACCGGCGTCTTATCGATGTGGATTTCCAACACAGCCACATCCATGATGATGGTTCCGATCGGGATGGCCGTTATTTACCAGGCCTCCGAGCAGCTGAAAAAAGAAGGAAACGGCGAAGTGGACCATGCCTCGTTTAATTTTGGAAAAGTCGTCATGATCGGCATTGCCTACAGCGCTTCGATCGGCGGCCTTGCGACGTTAATCGGCACCCCGCCGAACACGATTTTCAGAGGCGTCGTGGAGAAAACCTACAACATTGAAATCTCTTTTGCCGGCTGGATGGCCTTTGGCGTCCCGCTCGCCCTCATTTTACTCGCCCTCGCCTGGGTGTACCTCGTCAAGGTTGCTTTTCCGATGAAGATCAGCAAGCTTCCCGGCGGCCGCGAAGTAATCAAAAAAGAACAGCGTTCGCTCGGCATCATGGCATCCGAGGAAAAAATCGTCCTCACGGTATTTACCATTACCGCTGTTGCCTGGATTCTGCGCTCGTTTGTCCTGACGAAGATGATTCCAGATATCAATGATACGCATATCGCGATGACAGCGGCGATTATTTTGTTCATGATTCCTTCGAGAAATAAGAAAGGCGACTTCATTCTTGATTGGGACACGGCCAAAAGTCTGCCTTGGGGCATTCTGCTCCTGTTCGGCGGCGGTCTTGCGATTGCGGCCGGCTTTGAAGAATCAGGACTTGCCAAGTGGATCGGGGAGCAGCTGACCGTGCTTCAGGGCGTCAATTTCTTCTTAATTATCGGGATTGTCGTAACCCTCGTCATTTTCCTGACCGAAATTACGTCCAACACGGCAACAGCCACGATGATGTTCCCGATTATGGCGTCGCTCGCCTCGGCGATATCGGTTCACCCTTACAGTCTGATGATCGGCGCCGGTGTCGCGGCAAGCTGTGCGTTCATGCTGCCGGTGGCAACCCCGCCAAACGCTGTCGTCTTCGGTTCCGGCTACTTGCGGATTCCTGATATGGCGAGAGCAGGCTTTCTATTAAATATCATTGCGATCGTCATCGTCACACTTGCCATCTACTTTTACCTGCCGGCCGTATGGGGCATTGATTTGACGAGCTTCCCAGATAAGTTTAAATAG